TTCGCCAAGCGCCTGAAGACACTCAAAGGCCTCACGCCCTACGAGTACATCTGCAAAATATGGACACAACAACCCGATCGATTCAAACTCGATCCAACCCACCATATGCCGGGACTAAACAGCTAGCACCAGCCCCACGGCGGGATGGCATGCGGATC
This genomic window from Gammaproteobacteria bacterium contains:
- a CDS encoding IS481 family transposase gives rise to the protein FAKRLKTLKGLTPYEYICKIWTQQPDRFKLDPTHHMPGLNS